One genomic region from Paroceanicella profunda encodes:
- a CDS encoding ABC transporter permease, with product MSAVAETIREKATGRRRGPGSRAVLPFLAIFAAFVLIAVFAPLIAPNDPNSQNLMGRLKAPGVTARGITYWLGSDELGRDLLTRLIWGARISLSVAVLSVALSGVVGTVLGMAAAQARGWVETVIMRLVDVFLSIPAVLLAIITVAVLGPGFTNVVIVLALTRWPRYARVAYGQTLSVANMPYVRLARFMGASTPRILFIHILPNIIGAITVVATLEFGLMVLFEAGLSFLGLGVQPPTASWGAMLSVGRNYVGSAWWISAFPGLCLFLLVLSVNLIGDHLRDRLDPKSR from the coding sequence ATGAGCGCCGTGGCGGAGACCATCCGCGAAAAGGCCACCGGCCGGCGCCGCGGCCCGGGCAGCCGCGCGGTGCTGCCCTTCCTCGCCATCTTCGCGGCCTTCGTGCTGATCGCCGTCTTCGCGCCGCTCATCGCCCCGAACGACCCCAACAGCCAGAACCTGATGGGCCGGCTGAAGGCCCCGGGGGTGACGGCGCGCGGCATCACCTACTGGCTGGGCTCCGACGAGCTGGGGCGCGACCTGCTCACCCGGCTGATCTGGGGCGCGCGCATCTCGCTCAGCGTGGCGGTGCTCTCCGTGGCGCTGTCGGGCGTGGTGGGCACCGTGCTGGGCATGGCTGCGGCGCAGGCGCGCGGCTGGGTGGAGACGGTGATCATGCGGCTGGTGGACGTGTTCCTCTCCATCCCCGCCGTGCTGCTGGCCATCATCACCGTGGCGGTGCTGGGGCCGGGCTTCACCAACGTGGTGATCGTGCTCGCGCTCACCCGCTGGCCGCGCTACGCCCGGGTGGCCTATGGCCAGACGCTCTCGGTCGCCAACATGCCCTACGTGCGGCTGGCCCGCTTCATGGGGGCGTCGACGCCGCGGATCCTGTTCATCCACATCCTGCCCAACATCATCGGCGCCATCACCGTGGTGGCCACGCTGGAATTCGGGCTGATGGTGCTGTTCGAGGCCGGGCTCTCCTTCCTCGGGCTCGGCGTGCAGCCGCCCACGGCAAGCTGGGGGGCGATGCTCTCGGTGGGGCGCAACTATGTCGGCTCCGCCTGGTGGATCTCCGCCTTCCCGGGCCTCTGCCTCTTCCTGCTCGTGCTCTCGGTGAACCTGATAGGCGACCACCTGCGCGACCGGCTCGACCCCAAATCCAGATAA
- a CDS encoding ABC transporter permease produces the protein MGRYLARRLGQAVVALFGVMTLIFFVQRLTGDPTYLLVPETATQADIEAMRASLGLDRPLIVQYGTFLVDMARLDFGRSYIQNIPVIDIIASRLPYTLQLAGGALLVAFCIGVPLGVWMAVRRGHAEAKGFMGLVLAAQSMPTFWSGILMIMVFAVWNHWLPPSGAGGWRNLVMPSVALGLLSMATFARVARTSVLEELSKDYVRSARARGVTTGRLVRRHLLRNASIPVISIAAMEISQLLAGAVIVETVFAWPGLGLLTVQSIISRDFLVVQGVVLLGAFVTIALNFVADLLYSLVDPRIRLGGAS, from the coding sequence ATGGGACGCTATCTCGCCAGGCGCCTCGGGCAGGCCGTGGTCGCGCTCTTCGGGGTGATGACGCTGATCTTCTTCGTGCAGCGCCTCACCGGCGACCCGACCTACCTGCTGGTGCCCGAGACGGCGACCCAGGCCGACATCGAGGCCATGCGCGCGAGCCTTGGCCTCGACCGGCCGCTGATCGTGCAGTACGGCACCTTCCTCGTCGACATGGCGCGGCTGGATTTCGGCCGCTCCTACATCCAGAACATCCCGGTGATCGACATCATCGCCTCGCGGCTGCCCTACACGCTGCAGCTCGCCGGCGGCGCGCTGCTGGTGGCCTTCTGCATCGGGGTGCCGCTGGGCGTGTGGATGGCGGTGCGCCGCGGCCACGCGGAGGCGAAGGGCTTCATGGGCCTCGTGCTGGCGGCGCAGAGCATGCCCACCTTCTGGTCCGGCATCCTGATGATCATGGTCTTCGCGGTGTGGAACCACTGGCTGCCGCCCTCCGGGGCCGGGGGCTGGCGGAACCTGGTGATGCCCTCGGTGGCGCTGGGGCTGCTGAGCATGGCAACCTTCGCCCGGGTGGCGCGCACCTCCGTGCTGGAGGAGCTCTCGAAAGATTACGTGCGCTCGGCCCGGGCGCGCGGCGTCACCACCGGGCGGCTGGTGCGCCGGCACCTTCTGCGCAACGCCTCCATCCCGGTGATCTCCATCGCGGCGATGGAGATTTCCCAGCTGCTCGCCGGCGCGGTGATCGTGGAGACGGTCTTCGCCTGGCCGGGGCTGGGGCTGCTCACCGTGCAGTCCATCATCAGCCGCGACTTCCTGGTGGTGCAGGGCGTGGTGCTGCTGGGCGCCTTCGTGACCATCGCGCTCAACTTCGTGGCCGACCTGCTCTACAGCCTGGTCGACCCGCGCATCCGCCTCGGGGGCGCGTCATGA
- a CDS encoding ABC transporter ATP-binding protein, translating into MTGAPAPLLRVENLRVHFPLTGGFTGRRTGAVKAVDGVSLEIGPGETVALVGESGCGKSTAGNAILGLVRATGGRILFEGEDILAQNAPRQRALRRDMQVIFQDPVSALNPKLTVGRCIAEPLAIAGWPKAERAARVAELLGLVGLLPGHAQRYPNELSGGQRQRVVIARALALNPKLIICDEPVSALDVSIRSQIVNLLMSLQAELGLSYLFIAHDLSVVRHISDRVVVMYLGTVAEEGPTDALFDHPTHPYTEALLAAIPLPDPAAQRAKPPFALEGDLPSPALPPQGCPFVTRCPERGPDCATLRPVLADTGHGSRAACLMRLPAARPG; encoded by the coding sequence ATGACCGGAGCGCCCGCCCCCCTGCTGCGCGTGGAGAACCTGCGCGTGCACTTCCCGCTCACCGGCGGGTTCACCGGGCGGCGCACCGGCGCGGTGAAGGCGGTGGACGGCGTGAGCCTGGAGATCGGCCCGGGCGAGACGGTGGCGCTGGTGGGCGAGAGCGGCTGCGGAAAATCCACCGCCGGCAACGCCATCCTCGGGCTGGTGCGCGCCACCGGCGGGCGCATCCTGTTCGAGGGCGAGGACATCCTGGCCCAGAACGCCCCGCGCCAGCGCGCCCTGCGCCGCGACATGCAGGTGATCTTCCAGGACCCGGTCTCGGCGCTGAACCCCAAGCTCACCGTGGGCCGGTGCATCGCCGAGCCGCTGGCGATCGCCGGCTGGCCGAAGGCGGAGCGCGCGGCCCGGGTGGCGGAACTGCTCGGCCTCGTCGGCCTGCTGCCCGGCCACGCACAGCGCTACCCCAACGAGCTTTCCGGCGGCCAGCGCCAGCGCGTGGTCATCGCCCGGGCGCTGGCGCTGAACCCGAAGCTGATCATCTGCGACGAACCGGTCTCGGCGCTCGATGTCTCCATCCGCAGCCAGATCGTGAACCTGCTGATGAGCCTGCAGGCGGAGCTGGGCCTGTCCTACCTGTTCATCGCGCATGACCTCTCGGTGGTGCGCCACATCTCGGACCGGGTGGTGGTGATGTATCTGGGCACCGTGGCCGAGGAGGGGCCGACGGACGCGCTCTTCGACCATCCCACGCACCCCTATACCGAGGCGCTGCTGGCCGCGATCCCCCTGCCGGACCCGGCGGCGCAGCGCGCCAAGCCCCCCTTCGCGCTGGAGGGGGACCTGCCGAGCCCGGCGCTCCCGCCGCAGGGCTGCCCCTTCGTGACCCGCTGCCCGGAGCGCGGCCCGGACTGCGCCACCCTGCGCCCGGTTCTGGCCGACACGGGCCACGGCAGTCGCGCCGCCTGCCTCATGCGCCTGCCCGCAGCCCGGCCGGGCTGA
- a CDS encoding SDR family NAD(P)-dependent oxidoreductase: MNFEGEFAGRGVVITGACGIYGAGLARTFAAEGARLCLTDRDGAALNALLAELPAAAGSFTQVADLADDASLQALVARVGAEWGAADILVNNAGIYPSGFLLDTTNAQWDAILGINLRAPFILTRDLATQMVKAGRKGVVINISSGAARKMRRTAAPYSLSKTALDRLTKGFAIELAEYGIRVNALEPGFAAGSAVSRLTPAHVSKVTAGIPLGRASTEADVGAATLYLASDAAAYVTGATLAVDGGNSIGSLDVHQDKKQAL, encoded by the coding sequence ATGAATTTCGAAGGCGAATTCGCCGGACGCGGCGTTGTGATCACAGGGGCCTGCGGCATCTACGGCGCCGGCCTGGCCCGCACCTTCGCGGCAGAGGGCGCGAGGCTCTGCCTCACCGACCGTGACGGCGCGGCGCTCAACGCCCTGCTGGCCGAACTGCCCGCCGCCGCCGGTTCCTTCACCCAGGTGGCCGACCTGGCGGACGATGCCTCCCTGCAGGCGCTCGTCGCTCGGGTGGGCGCCGAATGGGGCGCGGCGGACATCCTGGTCAACAACGCCGGCATCTACCCCAGCGGCTTCCTGCTCGACACCACGAACGCCCAGTGGGACGCCATCCTGGGCATCAACCTGCGCGCGCCCTTCATCCTCACCCGCGATCTCGCCACCCAGATGGTGAAGGCGGGCCGGAAGGGCGTGGTGATCAACATCTCCTCCGGCGCGGCGCGCAAGATGCGGCGCACCGCGGCGCCCTATTCCCTGTCCAAGACCGCGCTGGACCGGCTCACCAAGGGGTTCGCCATCGAGCTGGCGGAATACGGCATCAGGGTGAACGCGCTGGAGCCGGGCTTCGCCGCCGGCTCCGCCGTGAGCCGCCTCACCCCGGCGCATGTGAGCAAGGTGACCGCCGGCATCCCGCTGGGCCGGGCCAGCACGGAGGCCGATGTCGGCGCCGCGACGCTCTACCTCGCCAGCGACGCGGCGGCCTATGTCACCGGCGCCACGCTGGCGGTGGACGGCGGCAACTCCATCGGCTCGCTCGACGTGCACCAGGACAAGAAGCAGGCGCTGTGA
- a CDS encoding ABC transporter ATP-binding protein, with protein MPEPDLPGTAPPETDRPGPHPPATPAGPVLSVRDLVTRIGGNAVVDGVSFDVAPGEVVALVGESGSGKSLTALSVMGLLPAAARAAGGAVRLDGEELLAAPERRMRRIRGQSLSMIFQEPVASLNPLMRVGEQVAESLVVHGRARPAQARIRAVEMLARVGIPDPAARARQYPAELSGGMCQRVMIACALISEPKLLIADEPTTALDVTIQAQILALMKRLRADFGTAILIITHDMGVVADIADRVCVMYGGRIVETGTAEELFSRPSHPYTKLLLSTIPRLTGPRKEHLRSIEGSVPDVADWPEGCRFRSRCPLAREDCAQVPPHVPIPGQPGHTAACLHLDRIGEMT; from the coding sequence ATGCCTGAGCCCGACCTGCCCGGAACCGCCCCGCCCGAAACGGACCGGCCCGGCCCCCACCCGCCCGCCACCCCGGCCGGGCCCGTGCTCAGCGTGCGCGACCTCGTCACCCGCATCGGCGGCAACGCGGTGGTGGACGGGGTGAGCTTCGACGTCGCCCCGGGCGAGGTGGTGGCGCTGGTGGGCGAGAGCGGCTCGGGCAAGAGCCTCACCGCGCTCTCCGTCATGGGCCTGCTGCCCGCCGCCGCCCGGGCCGCCGGCGGCGCGGTGCGGCTGGACGGCGAGGAGCTGCTCGCCGCCCCGGAGCGCCGCATGCGCCGCATCCGCGGGCAGAGCCTGTCGATGATCTTCCAGGAGCCGGTGGCCTCGCTCAACCCGCTGATGCGGGTGGGCGAGCAGGTGGCCGAGAGCCTGGTCGTCCACGGCCGCGCCAGGCCCGCGCAGGCGCGGATCCGCGCGGTGGAGATGCTGGCGCGCGTCGGCATCCCGGACCCGGCGGCGCGGGCCCGGCAATACCCGGCGGAACTGTCGGGCGGCATGTGCCAGCGGGTGATGATCGCCTGCGCGCTGATCTCCGAGCCGAAGCTGCTCATCGCCGACGAACCGACCACCGCGCTCGACGTCACCATCCAGGCGCAGATCCTCGCGCTGATGAAGCGGCTGCGGGCGGATTTCGGCACTGCCATCCTCATCATCACCCATGACATGGGCGTGGTGGCGGACATCGCGGACCGGGTCTGCGTGATGTACGGCGGCCGCATCGTGGAGACGGGCACGGCGGAGGAGCTGTTCTCCCGCCCCTCGCACCCCTACACGAAGCTGCTGCTCTCCACCATTCCGCGGCTCACCGGCCCGCGCAAGGAGCACCTGCGCTCCATCGAGGGCAGCGTGCCGGACGTGGCGGACTGGCCGGAGGGCTGCCGCTTCCGCTCCCGCTGCCCGCTGGCGCGGGAGGACTGCGCGCAGGTGCCGCCGCATGTGCCCATCCCCGGCCAGCCCGGCCACACCGCCGCCTGCCTGCACCTCGACCGCATCGGAGAGATGACATGA
- a CDS encoding gamma-glutamyltransferase family protein, translating into MQTWSGIEKHARHSAGGLVAAQHGGAAEAGARVLAAGGNAMDAAVVTALVLSVAEPWLSGIGGGGFLLHASGDTGAVDTLDFNVRAPQGISAADYPLRGGRGGDWFDWPAVEGDRNLSGPMSVCVPGAIDGLATALARFGTLSWAEALAPAIEAAERGLEVDWFTRLCIAIDAGNLAADPASAEVFLPGGQPPDPGRTPRLPMPAKARTLRRLAQAGARDFYEGGIAASLAGELAMAGAKLSAADLAAYRSTWQPPRTASYRGHEVHVIDGLSGGPSLLAALAALDIGPQTGPAEAALAYATAIRDATRLRLTTMGHASAGGDCTSHVSVVDRAGNMVSLTNTLLSRFGAKVTLPSTGFLLNNGMMWFDPRPGVPNRIAPGARPLANMSPLLLTRGGRPTLAIGAAGGRQIFPALVQLLSFMLDGGMGLEEAFHAPRLDASSPTIRVNRRAAPDVAAKVAEAFPVELVTDTLHPVNFAIPSAVARDPASGRNSGMAHPTSPWAAVAAETEGGPDA; encoded by the coding sequence ATGCAGACCTGGAGCGGCATAGAGAAACACGCCCGCCACTCCGCCGGCGGCCTCGTCGCGGCCCAGCACGGCGGCGCGGCGGAGGCCGGCGCCCGGGTGCTCGCGGCCGGCGGCAACGCGATGGACGCGGCCGTGGTCACCGCGCTGGTGCTCTCGGTGGCCGAACCCTGGCTGAGCGGCATCGGCGGCGGCGGCTTCCTGCTGCACGCCAGCGGCGACACCGGCGCCGTGGACACGCTGGACTTCAACGTGCGCGCGCCGCAGGGCATCTCTGCGGCGGATTACCCGCTGCGCGGCGGCCGCGGCGGCGACTGGTTCGACTGGCCGGCGGTGGAGGGGGACCGCAACCTCTCCGGCCCGATGTCGGTCTGCGTGCCCGGCGCGATCGACGGGCTGGCCACGGCGCTGGCGCGCTTCGGCACGCTCTCCTGGGCGGAGGCGCTGGCCCCGGCCATCGAGGCGGCGGAGCGCGGGCTGGAGGTGGACTGGTTCACCCGGCTCTGCATCGCCATCGACGCGGGCAACCTCGCGGCGGACCCGGCCTCGGCGGAGGTGTTCCTGCCCGGGGGCCAGCCGCCGGACCCGGGCCGCACCCCGCGCCTGCCCATGCCGGCCAAGGCCCGCACCCTGCGCCGCCTCGCGCAGGCCGGCGCGCGGGATTTCTACGAGGGCGGGATCGCCGCCTCCCTCGCCGGCGAACTGGCCATGGCGGGCGCGAAACTCTCCGCCGCGGATCTCGCCGCCTACCGCAGCACCTGGCAACCCCCGCGCACCGCCAGCTACCGCGGCCATGAGGTGCATGTGATCGACGGGCTCTCCGGCGGGCCGAGCCTGCTCGCGGCGCTCGCCGCGCTCGACATCGGACCGCAGACCGGCCCCGCCGAAGCGGCGCTGGCCTATGCCACCGCCATCCGCGACGCCACCCGGCTGCGGCTCACCACCATGGGCCACGCCTCCGCCGGGGGCGACTGCACCTCGCATGTGAGCGTGGTGGACCGGGCGGGCAACATGGTCTCGCTCACCAACACGCTGCTGTCGCGCTTCGGGGCGAAGGTGACGCTGCCCTCCACCGGCTTCCTGCTCAACAACGGCATGATGTGGTTCGACCCGAGGCCCGGCGTGCCGAACCGCATCGCCCCCGGCGCCCGGCCGCTGGCCAACATGTCGCCGCTGCTGCTCACGCGGGGCGGGCGGCCCACCCTCGCCATCGGCGCGGCCGGCGGGCGGCAGATCTTCCCGGCGCTGGTGCAGCTGCTGTCCTTCATGCTGGACGGCGGCATGGGGCTGGAGGAGGCCTTCCACGCCCCCCGGCTGGACGCCAGCTCCCCCACCATCCGGGTGAACCGCCGGGCCGCGCCCGACGTGGCCGCGAAGGTGGCGGAGGCCTTCCCGGTGGAGCTTGTCACCGATACGCTGCACCCGGTGAACTTCGCCATTCCCTCCGCCGTCGCGCGTGACCCGGCTTCCGGGCGCAACAGCGGCATGGCCCATCCCACCAGCCCCTGGGCCGCGGTGGCCGCCGAGACCGAAGGAGGCCCGGATGCCTGA
- a CDS encoding polysaccharide deacetylase family protein, translating to MATDRYIWPEGFASATAFTVDVDAHSPWLWQMRDSRPRTIGHLEQRRFGPRVGLGRILDLLEAHGIKGTFFVPGIVAEEHPDMLPRLLEGGHEIGLHGYFHELVDDISDAEFTHALECSLELFERQTGRRPLGFRSPAWEMTPHMLAECRRLGLYDSSLMGYDHPYTMDGVAEIPVQWGIDDAIFFKFLGGGADKWPPQPTGPVGETWAEEWRLLHRWGGLFMLTVHDWISGRAQRIAMLDRLLGEIRAAEGVWIATVGEIAAHHMATQAGAFAQASALPGPISSHPARTPS from the coding sequence ATGGCAACCGACCGCTACATCTGGCCCGAGGGCTTTGCCTCCGCCACCGCCTTCACCGTGGACGTGGACGCCCATTCCCCCTGGCTCTGGCAGATGCGCGACAGCAGGCCGCGCACCATCGGCCACCTGGAACAGCGCCGCTTCGGGCCGCGCGTGGGGCTGGGGCGCATCCTGGACCTGCTGGAGGCGCATGGCATCAAGGGCACGTTCTTCGTGCCCGGCATCGTGGCCGAGGAACACCCGGACATGCTGCCCCGGTTGCTGGAGGGGGGCCACGAGATCGGCCTGCACGGCTATTTCCACGAACTGGTGGACGACATCTCCGACGCGGAGTTCACCCATGCGCTGGAATGCTCCCTGGAGCTGTTCGAGCGCCAGACCGGCCGGCGCCCGCTCGGCTTCCGCTCCCCGGCCTGGGAGATGACCCCGCACATGCTGGCGGAATGCCGGCGCCTCGGCCTCTACGACAGCTCGCTGATGGGCTACGACCACCCCTACACCATGGACGGCGTGGCCGAGATCCCGGTGCAATGGGGCATCGACGACGCGATCTTCTTCAAGTTCCTCGGCGGCGGGGCCGACAAGTGGCCGCCGCAGCCCACCGGCCCGGTGGGCGAGACCTGGGCCGAGGAATGGCGCCTGCTGCACCGCTGGGGCGGGCTGTTCATGCTCACCGTGCATGACTGGATCTCCGGCCGGGCGCAGCGCATCGCCATGCTGGACCGGCTGCTGGGCGAGATCCGCGCCGCCGAGGGCGTGTGGATCGCCACCGTGGGCGAGATTGCCGCCCATCACATGGCCACCCAGGCCGGGGCCTTCGCGCAGGCCTCCGCCCTGCCCGGCCCGATCTCCTCCCACCCGGCACGGACCCCCTCCTGA
- a CDS encoding dipeptide ABC transporter ATP-binding protein: MLSIKDLQVAFRTRRGEVEAVKGISFELAKGERLGIVGESGSGKSVTSYALMRILDAGGRIKAGEAVYSGIDLRRASERSMKALRGREISMIFQNPRAALNPIRKVGHQIEDVLRQHARATRADARAKAIAALEAVKIRDAEARYEAYPFELSGGMCQRVVIAIALACDPKLLIADEPTTGLDITTQKAVMDLVGELVSARAMSSILITHDLGLAAEYCDRIVVMKDGRIVEEGAPAELFVRPVHAYTRKLVDATPRPGASLRALLPEAERTPLAPRTVSATPLMEVRGLTKTYAGKSGPVHAVKGVDFTVHEGESVGLVGESGCGKSTTSAMLVRLLDATSGEIRFRGADLAALPAAGFAKHPLRAKIQMVFQDATDSLNPRHSARQSIAEPLKRMTGLSGAALTARVEELAHLTGLPPHLLDRFPHQLSGGQKARVGIARAIAPEPDFLILDEPTAALDVSIQAVVLNLLADLRARLGMSYLFVSHDLNVVRLLCDRVIVMKGGEIVEQGPTERVMTDPASDYTRTLLSAAPKAPAPASVSPAA; encoded by the coding sequence ATGCTGTCGATCAAGGATCTGCAGGTCGCCTTCCGCACCCGCCGGGGCGAAGTGGAGGCGGTGAAGGGCATCAGCTTCGAGCTGGCGAAGGGCGAGCGGCTGGGGATCGTGGGCGAGAGCGGCTCCGGCAAGTCCGTCACCTCCTACGCGCTGATGCGCATTCTCGATGCGGGCGGCCGCATCAAGGCCGGCGAGGCGGTCTATTCCGGCATCGACCTGCGCCGGGCGTCGGAGCGGAGCATGAAGGCGCTGCGCGGCCGCGAGATCTCGATGATCTTCCAGAACCCGCGTGCCGCGCTGAACCCGATCCGCAAGGTGGGCCACCAGATCGAGGACGTGCTGCGCCAGCACGCCCGCGCCACCCGCGCCGACGCCCGCGCGAAGGCCATCGCCGCGCTGGAGGCGGTGAAGATCCGCGACGCGGAGGCCCGCTACGAGGCCTATCCGTTCGAGCTGTCGGGCGGCATGTGCCAGCGCGTGGTCATCGCCATCGCGCTCGCCTGCGACCCCAAGCTGCTCATCGCCGACGAGCCGACCACCGGGCTCGACATCACCACCCAGAAGGCGGTGATGGACCTGGTGGGCGAGCTGGTGAGCGCCCGCGCCATGTCCTCCATCCTCATCACCCATGACCTCGGTCTGGCCGCGGAATACTGTGACCGGATCGTGGTGATGAAGGACGGGCGGATCGTGGAGGAAGGCGCCCCGGCGGAGCTGTTCGTGCGCCCGGTCCACGCCTATACCCGCAAGCTGGTGGACGCCACGCCGCGCCCCGGCGCCAGCCTGCGCGCGCTGTTGCCGGAGGCCGAGCGCACGCCGCTGGCGCCCCGCACCGTCTCCGCCACGCCGCTGATGGAGGTGCGCGGCCTCACGAAGACCTATGCCGGGAAATCCGGCCCTGTGCATGCGGTGAAGGGCGTGGATTTCACCGTGCATGAGGGTGAGAGCGTGGGGCTGGTGGGCGAGAGCGGCTGCGGCAAGTCCACCACCTCGGCCATGCTGGTGCGGCTGCTCGACGCCACTTCCGGCGAGATCCGCTTTCGCGGGGCCGATCTGGCCGCGCTGCCCGCAGCCGGGTTCGCGAAGCACCCGTTGCGCGCGAAGATCCAGATGGTGTTCCAGGACGCGACCGACAGCCTCAACCCGCGCCATTCCGCCCGGCAGTCCATCGCCGAGCCGCTGAAGCGCATGACCGGGCTCTCCGGCGCCGCCCTCACCGCGCGGGTGGAGGAGCTCGCGCATCTGACCGGCCTGCCGCCGCACCTGCTCGACCGGTTTCCGCATCAGCTCTCCGGTGGGCAGAAGGCGCGCGTTGGCATTGCCCGGGCCATCGCGCCGGAGCCGGATTTCCTCATCCTCGACGAGCCCACGGCGGCGCTCGACGTCTCCATCCAGGCCGTGGTGCTGAACCTGCTCGCGGACCTGCGCGCCCGGCTGGGCATGTCCTACCTCTTCGTGAGCCATGACCTGAACGTGGTGCGCCTGCTCTGCGACCGGGTGATCGTGATGAAGGGGGGCGAGATCGTCGAACAGGGCCCCACCGAGCGGGTGATGACCGACCCCGCCTCCGACTACACGCGCACCCTGCTCTCCGCCGCGCCGAAGGCGCCGGCGCCGGCCTCCGTGTCTCCCGCAGCCTGA
- the atzF gene encoding allophanate hydrolase, protein MLSDLPFTLSALRDAYAAGTRPEAVIAEVFARLDAANDPGIFLHADREAALAAARALGAPDGRPLWGIPFAVKDNIDVAGMPTTAACPEFAYAPEADAFVVARLRAAGAIVIGKTNLDQFATGLVGTRTPHPVPLNALDPAIVPGGSSGGSGVVVARGIVAFSLGTDTAGSGRVPAALNGIVGLKPTLGALSASGMVPACRTLDTISVFALTVADAWAVHSVAAAPDPEDAYSRAFPAQPLSPVPPRLTIAVPDAASLQTFGDRVQEAAFRATLTELRTRGVEIREIDFTPFYDVAAMLYEGAWVAERTAAVGARLTEAPETLHPVTRSIVEQGLALTAVDAFRGIYRLAELRRHCTAAMAGIDLLCVPTIPCFVTREQDAADPILHNSRLGTYTNFVNLLDMCGLAVPCGTREDGRPASVTLLGRAGQDGLLAGVAGLVEAGPLGATGWHRPAAPVPAPEPVPGEVAVAVCGAHMSGLGLNHQIAERAGRFLRACRTAPEYRFFALPDGVRPGLVRVGPETGAAIAVEVWAMPMEAFGSFVAGIPGPLGIGRVTLEDGSAVPGFLCEEIATRGAEDITALGDWRSHLARKAGAGRKGAA, encoded by the coding sequence ATGCTCTCTGACCTTCCCTTCACCCTTTCCGCCCTGCGGGACGCCTATGCCGCCGGCACCCGCCCCGAAGCCGTGATCGCGGAGGTCTTCGCCCGGCTCGACGCCGCCAACGACCCCGGCATCTTCCTGCATGCGGACCGCGAGGCGGCGCTGGCCGCCGCGCGGGCCCTCGGCGCGCCGGACGGCCGGCCGCTCTGGGGCATCCCCTTCGCGGTGAAGGACAATATCGACGTGGCCGGCATGCCCACCACCGCCGCCTGCCCGGAGTTCGCCTATGCGCCGGAGGCGGACGCCTTCGTGGTGGCCCGGCTGCGCGCCGCCGGCGCCATCGTCATCGGCAAGACCAATCTCGACCAGTTCGCCACCGGCCTCGTGGGCACCCGCACGCCCCACCCGGTGCCGCTGAACGCGCTAGACCCGGCCATCGTGCCCGGCGGCTCCTCCGGCGGGTCCGGCGTGGTGGTGGCGCGCGGCATCGTCGCCTTCTCGCTGGGCACCGACACGGCCGGCTCCGGCCGGGTTCCCGCGGCGTTGAACGGCATCGTGGGGCTGAAGCCCACGCTCGGCGCGCTCTCGGCCTCCGGCATGGTGCCGGCCTGCCGCACGCTCGACACCATCTCGGTCTTCGCGCTCACCGTGGCGGACGCCTGGGCGGTGCACTCCGTCGCCGCCGCGCCGGACCCGGAGGACGCGTACTCCCGCGCCTTCCCGGCGCAGCCGCTCTCCCCCGTGCCGCCGCGCCTGACCATCGCCGTGCCCGATGCCGCCAGCCTCCAGACCTTCGGCGACCGGGTGCAGGAGGCCGCCTTCCGCGCCACGCTCACCGAGCTGCGCACCCGGGGCGTGGAGATCCGCGAGATCGACTTCACGCCCTTCTACGACGTGGCGGCCATGCTCTACGAGGGCGCCTGGGTGGCCGAGCGCACCGCCGCCGTGGGCGCCCGCCTCACCGAGGCGCCGGAGACGCTGCACCCGGTGACACGCTCCATCGTGGAGCAGGGCCTCGCCCTCACGGCGGTGGACGCCTTCCGCGGCATCTATCGCCTGGCGGAGCTGCGCCGGCACTGCACCGCCGCGATGGCGGGCATCGACCTGCTCTGCGTGCCCACCATCCCCTGTTTCGTCACCCGGGAGCAGGACGCGGCAGACCCGATCCTGCACAACTCGCGTCTCGGCACCTACACCAACTTCGTGAACCTGCTGGACATGTGCGGCCTCGCGGTGCCCTGCGGAACGCGGGAGGACGGCCGGCCCGCCTCCGTCACCCTGCTGGGCCGCGCCGGGCAGGACGGGCTGCTGGCCGGCGTCGCCGGGCTGGTGGAGGCGGGCCCGCTGGGCGCCACCGGCTGGCACCGCCCGGCCGCGCCGGTGCCGGCGCCGGAGCCGGTGCCCGGCGAGGTCGCCGTGGCCGTCTGCGGCGCGCACATGTCCGGGCTGGGGCTGAACCACCAGATCGCCGAACGCGCCGGCCGCTTCCTGCGCGCCTGCCGCACGGCGCCGGAGTACCGGTTCTTCGCCCTGCCCGACGGGGTGCGCCCCGGCCTGGTGCGCGTGGGGCCGGAGACCGGCGCGGCCATCGCGGTGGAGGTCTGGGCGATGCCGATGGAGGCCTTCGGCTCCTTCGTGGCCGGCATCCCGGGCCCGCTCGGCATCGGCCGCGTGACGCTGGAGGACGGCAGCGCCGTGCCCGGCTTCCTGTGCGAGGAGATCGCCACCCGCGGCGCGGAGGACATCACCGCCCTGGGCGACTGGCGCAGCCACCTCGCCCGCAAGGCCGGCGCGGGGCGCAAGGGCGCGGCCTGA